Proteins from a single region of Flavobacterium sp. YJ01:
- a CDS encoding acyl-CoA thioesterase — MIKRKEQFNEATDLTVSHEIRIRFNETDPLGIVWHGNYITYFEDGREAFGRQHGLTYLDIAATGYTTPIVKSTCEHKLSLRYGDVVTIETTVVDTPAAKMIYRFKIIDDKGEVACTGETTQVFLDKEGNLMLTNPPFYEEWKRKVGLLK, encoded by the coding sequence TACAGACTTGACCGTTTCACACGAAATCAGAATTCGTTTTAACGAAACAGATCCGCTTGGAATTGTTTGGCATGGAAACTATATCACTTATTTCGAAGATGGACGTGAAGCTTTTGGTCGCCAACACGGACTTACCTATTTGGATATTGCCGCGACTGGTTACACAACACCAATTGTAAAATCGACTTGCGAACATAAATTGTCTTTGCGTTACGGTGATGTGGTAACAATTGAAACAACGGTTGTAGACACACCAGCAGCAAAAATGATTTATCGTTTTAAAATTATTGACGATAAAGGTGAAGTTGCCTGCACGGGAGAAACAACTCAGGTTTTTTTAGATAAAGAAGGAAATTTAATGCTGACGAATCCACCTTTTTATGAAGAATGGAAAAGGAAAGTTGGATTGTTAAAGTAA